From the genome of Ictalurus furcatus strain D&B chromosome 4, Billie_1.0, whole genome shotgun sequence, one region includes:
- the anpeplb gene encoding alanyl (membrane) aminopeptidase-like b, which produces MAKGVYISKSLAIATGVLTLSALGGIIVMITLYQMQIEKNPPVRPPRPVPTTPIPTGLPPTLRLPDNLIPESYEVNLQPYLYVELPNATEQVYIFEGNSTVRFKCVKDTWTIFLHALDLSIDEVIVTHSNTKEIIKVERYTLHNDSHFFEILLKKQLVGNGGYYDLFTKFKGELLDDLTGLYTSQYTEISDGEEEKRFLVASQMQATEARKVFPCFDEPAMKAVFNITIIHRAKTKALSNARSDNERYVDGDKWVATTFAPTPIMSTYLLAFTVNTFLSESDKHDDKELSIWARPEAVAAGHATYAMNITGKILSFYEKKFNLKYPLKKLDQMALPDFSAGAMENWGLTMYRESALLYKEGVSSSSDKEWVAIVIAHELAHQWFGNLVTMNWWNNLWLSEGFATYLSYLGVNDIEPTWNIRDMFVLKEIQPVMELDSLNASHPLSLKESEVETTSDILGLFDSITYNKGAAVLRMLSTYMGEEKFFEGLRSYLEKYKYKTADTADLWKCMDEATHEDIESMMTTWTEQVGYPVININTTTGEIAQEHFLLKGAEDTGLEWQVPIIYMKSDFAQQKTSLKEKGPVRKPIFEVTDDGWLLVNINCSGYYRVNYDEQNWNRLIDQLESDHQAIPLINRGQLIDDAFNLARAKYINVSLALSTTKYLINETEYIPWESALNNLGYFILMFDRSEVYGPMQKYLRKQVGPLYKYFQEYTDNATVPDILSDQYNQINAISVACSNGLTECTDMATKLFNEWKNGENGTNRIPPNLKSTIYCNAIAVGNEDDWDFAWKQYKEATIATEQDVLRYALSCTKIIWLLNRYLEYTLDPNKIRKMDVVSTINYIARNVAGQALAWDFIRAQWTYISQLYGGGIISVGSLIDDVTERFSTDFELQQLKQFRSEFDEDGLGPTTRALDQAIERTEANIKWVKENKQTVLNWFIEQAQVY; this is translated from the exons ATGGCTAAAGGAGTGTACATCTCTAAATCCCTGGCTATTGCCACAGGGGTTCTGACACTTTCTGCGCTTGGTGGCATCATTGTTATGATCACCCTGTATCAGATGCAGatagaaaaaaacccaccaGTGCGTCCACCAAGACCCGTTCCTACTACACCGATTCCAACAGGACTCCCACCAACTCTGCGACTTCCTGACAATTTGATTCCAGAGAGCTACGAAGTCAACCTTCAACCATATCTCTATGTGGAACTGCCCAATGCAACCGAGCAAGTTTATATTTTTGAAGGGAACTCAACAGTCAggtttaaatgtgtgaaagacACATGGACTATCTTTCTTCATGCCCTGGATCTATCTATAGACGAAGTTATAGTGACCCATTCTAACACAAAGGAAATCATAAAAGTAGAGAGATACACTTTGCACAACGACTCTCATTTCTTTGAGATTCTGTTAAAGAAACAGTTAGTAGGAAATGGGGGCTATTATGATCTTTTCACTAAGTTCAAAGGGGAACTCCTTGATGATTTGACTGGCCTTTATACAAGCCAGTACACAGAGATAAGTGATGgtgaagaagagaaaag ATTTCTCGTTGCAAGCCAGATGCAAGCCACAGAGGCTAGAAAAGTATTCCCCTGCTTTGATGAACCAGCTATGAAAGCAGTatttaatattactattatCCACAGAGCTAAGACCAAAGCCCTTTCCAATGCGAGGTCTG ACAATGAACGATATGTGGATGGAGATAAATGGGTTGCTACTACATTTGCCCCAACACCAATCATGTCAACATATCTCTTGGCTTTcacagtaaatacatttttgagtGAAAGTGATAAACACGATGACAAGGAACTATCG ATCTGGGCCAGACCTGAGGCTGTGGCTGCTGGACATGCCACCTATGCAATGAATATCACTGGGAAGATTCTGAGCTTCTATGAAAAGAAATTTAACCTGAAATATCCATTAAAGAAACTAG ATCAGATGGCCCTGCCTGACTTCAGTGCAGGTGCTATGGAAAACTGGGGTTTAACAATGTACCGAGAATCAGCTCTACTGTATAAGGAAGGTGTGTCCTCTTCCTCCGATAAAGAATGGGTTGCCATTGTGATAGCTCATGAGCTGGCACATCAG TGGTTTGGAAACCTTGTCACAATGAACTGGTGGAATAACCTGTGGCTGAGTGAGGGATTCGCAACATACCTCTCATACCTGGGAGTGAATGACATCGAGCCTACATGGAATATA AGAGATATGTTTGTGCTAAAAGAAATCCAGCCAGTTATGGAGCTGGATTCACTGAATGCTTCACACCCTCTCAGCTTGAAAGAGTCTGAAGTTGAGACAACGTCTGACATCTTGGGACTCTTTGACAGTATCACCTACAATAAG GGTGCAGCTGTGCTAAGAATGTTATCAACTTACATGGGGGAGGAAAAGTTTTTTGAAGGACTTAGG AGCTACCTTGAAAAGTACAAGTACAAGACTGCTGACACTGCAGACCTGTGGAAGTGTATGGACGAG GCTACACATGAGGACATAGAGAGCATGATGACAACATGGACCGAGCAAGTGGGCTATCCAGTCATCAACATAAATACAACCACTGGAGAGATTGCTCAGGAGCACTTCCTTTTAAAGGGAGCAGAGGACACTGG gCTTGAATGGCAGGTTCCAATTATCTATATGAAATCTGATTTCGCCCAGCAGAAAACTTCACTAAAAGAAAAGGGGCCTG TGAGAAAGCCTATTTTTGAAGTCACTGATGATGGATGGCTACTGGTCAATATAAACTGTAGCGGTTATTACAGAGTGAACTATGATGAACAGAACTGGAATAGACTTATCGATCAACTGGAGAGTGATCATCAA GCTATCCCGCTTATCAACCGAGGCCAGTTAATTGATGATGCATTTAATCTTGCTAG GGCCAAATACATCAATGTCTCACTGGCATTGAGCACAACCAAGTATCTGATAAATGAAACCGAGTATATTCCATGGGAGTCGGCTCTGAACAATTTGGGTTACTTTATTCTCATGTTTGATCGCTCGGAGGTCTACGGCCCCATGCAG AAATACCTACGAAAACAAGTTGGCCCACTTTACAAGTACTTCCAAGAGTACACTGATAATGCAACTGTTCCAGATATCCTTTCTGACCA gtataatcaaataaatgCCATTTCAGTGGCATGCAGCAATGGTCTTACTGAGTGCACAGACATGGCAACAAAGCTTTTCAATGAGTggaaaaatggggaaaatgggACAAATCG GATTCCACCTAACTTAAAGTCCACCATTTACTGCAATGCCATAGCAGTTGGAAATGAGGATGACTGGGATTTTGCATGGAAACAGTACAAAGAAGCCACAATTGCCACAGAACAAGACGTACTGAGATATGCACTCTCCTGTACCAAAATAATCTGGCTCTTAAACAG ATACCTTGAGTACACTCTAGACCCTAACAAGATAAGGAAGATGGATGTCGTGTCTACCATAAACTACATTGCCAGGAACGTAGCTGGACAAGCTCTTGCCTGGGATTTCATTCGGGCCCAATGGACCTACATAAGTCAACT GTACGGAGGTGGGATAATATCTGTCGGAAGCTTGATTGACGATGTGACTGAGAGGTTCTCCACAGACTTTGAGCTCCAACAG CTGAAGCAGTTCCGAAGTGAATTTGATGAAGATGGTCTCGGGCCAACAACACGAGCTCTCGATCAGGCAATTGAGAGGACTGAAGCAAACATTAAATGGGTGAAAGAGAATAAACAAACTGTATTGAACTGGTTCATAGAACAGGCACAGGTCTACTGA
- the arpin gene encoding arpin, with protein sequence MSRIYDNTALQNKPVHNEKLSSSWEPSVYQSGRGVILEGTFVDVSRHALTDINNKKVRYNVLYVKPSQIHCRKYDSKDNEIKPNFSESRKVNTGYLMSSYKLEAKGESDRLTEEQLKGLVNKKELLSITQKHCPNQAFAFWILEAEMEKTELEIGQDIRLKTKGDGPFIFSFAKLDAGTVTKCNFAGDGAAGESWTDKIMANKGDAASEAKPAALGDRAEEDEWDD encoded by the exons ATGAGTCGGATATATGACAACACAGCGTTACAAAATAAACCGGTTCATAACGAGAAATTGTCTTCTTCGTGGGAGCCATCTGTCTATCAGAG TGGCCGTGGAGTGATTTTAGAGGGGACGTTTGTTGATGTGTCTCGCCATGCACTTACCGACATCAACAATAAAAAG GTGCGCTATAACGTCCTGTACGTCAAGCCAAGTCAAATCCACTGCAGAAAATATGATTCCAAGGACAATGAGATCAAGCCCAACTTCAGTGAATCCAGAAAAGTCAACACAGGTTATCTTATGTCATCCTACA AATTGGAGGCAAAAGGTGAATCAGATCGTCTTACTGAGGAACAGCTGAAGGGCTTAGTGAACAAAAAGGAACTGCTTAGTATCACACAGAAGCATTGTCCCAACCAAGCCTTTGCATTCTGGATCTTGGAGGCTGAAATGGAGAAGACAGAGCTGGAGATAGGTCAAGATATCCGCTTAAAGACTAAAGGAGATGGTCCCTTTATCT TCTCTTTTGCCAAGTTAGATGCTGGCACTGTGACAAAGTGCAATTTTGCAGGAGATGGGGCAGCTGGGGAATCATGGACAGACAAAATAATGGCAAACAAAGGAGATGCGGCAAGTGAAGCGAAGCCAGCTGCACTGGGTGACAGGGCTGAGGAGGATGAGTGG GATGACTGA
- the fam169b gene encoding protein FAM169B yields the protein MDSNSNLPVENLVNSHPVDLPCQDYDALCPVSEYLSSLESGTKSFHLPSGAEVKVTHDNIGKLRLFGEDEPPHYLLALHLPGDETQVVAIYLHHKWWPISDVLKTSSKSRNGLVLVESVMERVILFLLSQIVFGMLERSQEEHIYFSTHPVSEYGKIFWQDGEAVGFYTVKKKGRLCNGCTSQSYLLPVLDTVFVRRHWRRNGLAMQMLQDFCKSMPTERVLGISYPISPSMYGVCKKYLETHQEQRERLYEVEAPGNWSQRHNVWLSILVQHQPTHTGTIVKAAVIEN from the exons ATGGATTCCAACTCTAACTTGCCTGTCGAAAATCTAG TGAATTCCCACCCAGTGGACCTGCCATGTCAGGATTATGATGCATTGTGCCCTGTCTCTGAATACCTATCAAGTCTGGAGTCAGGCACGAAGTCATTTCACCTTCCCAGTGGAGCAGAG GTAAAAGTAACTCATGACAATATAGGCAAGCTCAGGCTGTTTGGGGAGGATGAACCACCTCATTACCTTCTTGCCCTCCATTTACCAGGAGATGAAACCCAAG TGGTTGCCATATACTTGCATCACAAATGGTGGCCCATTAGTGACGTTTTGAAGACATCCAGCAAATCCAGAAATGGTCTTGTATTG GTGGAGTCAGTGATGGAGAGAGTTATACTGTTCCTGCTAAGTCAGATTGTGTTTGGAATGTTGGAAAGGTCTCAGGAAGAACACATATATTTCTCAACTCATCCTGTGTCAGAATATGGGAAAATCTTCTGGCAAGATGGAGAAGCAGTTGGCTTTTACACTGTTAAAAAGAAAG GAAGACTGTGCAATGGATGCACTAGTCAGAGTTACCTTCTCCCTGTGCTGGACACTGTGTTTGTGCGCCGCCACTGGAGGAGGAACGGCCTAGCCATGCAGATGCTCCAGGATTTCTGCAAGTCCATGCCCACAGAGAGGGTGCTGGGCATTAGCTACCCCATATCTCCCAGTATGTATGGAG TATGCAAGAAGTACCTAGAGACTCACCAGGAACAAAGGGAGCGCCTCTATGAAGTGGAGGCTCCTGGGAATTGGAGTCAGAGACACAACGTGTGGTTGAGCATACTAGTCCAGCACCAGCCAACACACA ctggcactattgtcaaggctgctgttatagagaattaa